Proteins encoded within one genomic window of Firmicutes bacterium CAG:345:
- a CDS encoding membrane-flanked domain (product inferred by homology to UniProt) produces MAFFNSDNFAIIKTIEYKNKEYVITNKRVIAKYGKRKVYYEAINLDKIIDASVYIGFFGKLFGFGDVLIQSMNNNHLSLIGIKNSDEVKNNILLLKKIYRNRFCMWAGNVPTFYLQFFTKIFSKNLKSI; encoded by the coding sequence TTGGCTTTTTTTAATTCCGACAATTTTGCGATAATAAAAACAATTGAATATAAGAATAAAGAATATGTGATTACCAACAAAAGAGTAATTGCAAAATATGGAAAAAGAAAAGTTTATTATGAAGCAATCAATTTGGATAAAATAATAGATGCTTCAGTTTATATAGGTTTCTTTGGAAAATTATTTGGATTTGGTGATGTATTAATTCAAAGTATGAATAACAATCATCTCAGTTTAATTGGTATTAAAAACTCGGATGAAGTAAAAAATAACATACTTCTTTTAAAAAAAATATACAGAAATAGATTTTGTATGTGGGCAGGAAATGTGCCCACTTTTTATTTACAATTTTTTACTAAAATTTTTAGTAAAAATTTAAAATCAATTTAA